The Microbacterium paraoxydans genome includes a window with the following:
- a CDS encoding ThiF family adenylyltransferase: protein MSTSPFAADPSIRRLLEEDYCLTVDSNHLLVEHIPYVTPAGEVAYGRLALPVTFSGDDIVQDATGSHVIWFIGEQPCDENGKPIEGATPSPHAVTAHLTAYFMISSKPRRIEAFDTMYEKVRSYARVLSHPARALDPTVTATPGAGWSEVPDDLPFVYRDTGTARVGLADMNARFRGQKVAIIGLGGTGSYILDQVAKTWVDSIDLFDGDVFDNHNAFRAPGAASLEELAQRPNKADYFAGRYAHMHTGITAHPTFVTAETLDVLTGFTFVFMAAADADDKPQILAWLRERGVPVIEVGMGIQDEGGQLSGLLTVVNHFPGLPVSPAASSAGGINEYDRNIQVADLNALNATLAVLEWKKHLGYYASAGATTESIYKIFTGDIRVGTDIDTDIGADGATSADAAPSEEAA from the coding sequence ATGTCTACGTCACCGTTCGCAGCTGATCCCTCGATCCGCCGGCTGCTCGAGGAGGACTATTGCCTCACCGTGGACAGCAACCATCTCCTCGTCGAGCACATCCCGTACGTCACCCCCGCAGGGGAGGTGGCGTACGGACGGCTCGCCCTTCCGGTCACGTTCAGCGGGGACGACATCGTGCAGGACGCGACCGGCAGTCACGTGATCTGGTTCATCGGGGAGCAGCCGTGCGACGAGAATGGGAAGCCGATCGAGGGGGCGACGCCGTCGCCGCACGCGGTGACGGCGCATCTCACGGCGTACTTCATGATCTCGAGCAAGCCGCGACGGATCGAGGCCTTCGACACCATGTACGAGAAGGTCAGGTCGTATGCGCGGGTGCTGAGCCACCCGGCGCGCGCGCTCGATCCGACGGTGACGGCGACCCCGGGGGCGGGGTGGTCCGAGGTCCCGGATGACCTGCCCTTCGTGTATCGCGACACCGGGACGGCGCGGGTGGGGCTGGCTGACATGAACGCGCGGTTCCGGGGACAGAAGGTCGCGATCATCGGCCTCGGCGGGACGGGCAGCTACATCCTCGACCAGGTGGCGAAGACGTGGGTTGACAGCATCGACCTGTTCGACGGGGACGTGTTCGACAACCACAATGCGTTTCGGGCACCCGGGGCGGCCTCTCTCGAGGAGCTCGCCCAGCGACCGAACAAGGCCGACTACTTCGCGGGCCGGTATGCGCACATGCACACGGGCATCACCGCCCACCCCACGTTCGTCACCGCCGAGACGCTCGATGTCCTTACCGGGTTCACGTTCGTGTTCATGGCTGCGGCGGACGCGGACGACAAGCCGCAGATCCTGGCCTGGCTGCGCGAACGGGGTGTGCCGGTGATCGAGGTGGGGATGGGGATTCAGGACGAGGGTGGACAGTTGTCCGGCCTGCTCACCGTGGTGAACCACTTCCCGGGCCTTCCGGTTTCGCCAGCGGCGTCCTCCGCGGGCGGTATCAACGAGTACGACCGCAACATCCAGGTCGCGGACCTCAACGCGCTGAACGCGACGCTCGCGGTCCTGGAGTGGAAGAAGCACCTCGGCTACTATGCCAGCGCCGGTGCGACGACGGAGTCCATCTATAAGATCTTCACGGGCGACATCCGTGTTGGCACGGACATCGACACGGATATCGGCGCGGACGGCGCGACGAGTGCGGATGCGGCGCCGTCCGAGGAGGCCGCATGA